One genomic region from Enterobacter hormaechei ATCC 49162 encodes:
- a CDS encoding LuxR C-terminal-related transcriptional regulator, translating to MVFYKINIFKEIIFRALQDLLPDYVLNITQVDSTEQALAAVADNNVDVFFTEFNYLLNHKEWSAEVSSRFTSLCKTHHVRRVLLVPELPYGLLKKVLEMKFELTISQQDELTELKKELPALLMADGQKPSVSSWLRRVMRSGSRARSILSAREWEVLHLIVEGFSTTEIARHRNRSVSTIATQKHNAMKKLNLSNHSELIKYVQTVGKMEE from the coding sequence AAAGAGATAATATTCCGGGCGCTCCAGGATCTTTTACCCGATTACGTACTGAACATTACTCAGGTCGATTCTACTGAACAGGCGCTGGCGGCGGTGGCGGATAATAATGTGGATGTTTTCTTCACTGAATTTAATTATCTGCTTAATCATAAAGAGTGGAGTGCGGAGGTCAGCAGCCGTTTCACCTCTTTATGTAAAACCCATCACGTCAGGCGTGTTCTGTTGGTGCCCGAGCTGCCTTACGGGCTGTTAAAAAAAGTTCTGGAGATGAAATTTGAATTAACCATCAGCCAGCAGGATGAATTAACTGAACTGAAAAAGGAATTACCCGCGCTGCTCATGGCAGACGGGCAAAAACCGTCGGTCTCGTCGTGGCTCAGGCGGGTCATGCGATCCGGCTCCCGGGCGCGGTCCATCCTCTCGGCCCGAGAGTGGGAGGTGCTTCATCTTATCGTGGAAGGATTTTCAACGACGGAGATTGCCCGTCATCGAAACCGTTCGGTCAGTACCATTGCGACGCAGAAGCACAATGCGATGAAAAAGCTGAATCTTTCCAACCACAGCGAACTGATTAAGTATGTGCAAACGGTTGGAAAGATGGAGGAATAG
- a CDS encoding fimbria/pilus outer membrane usher protein yields the protein MKMKQNRLCLLAVCTLLLSHKSGAVSFDPSLLAGASGESDLSRFSENNVMPAGSQEMDIYVNGSWKGRYTVIYGEQRDDIRLAWKDAQSLGINTASVPAPAIAHGQVQLRDLVQGGEVKTDTSTLSLALTVPQAAVLRTEEGYIAPQFWNEGIPALMLSWNTTWYNTHSKGTAKDTNDDFYAGLDSGANLFGWQFRDSSAWRKSASGESQWQNNTRYLRRPLASLKSNLTLGDFYIPGDLFDSLRVRGVSLASDMKMRPNSQQGFSPVIHGVARTNALVKVIQNGNVIYQENVPPGQFTLDSIQPTGSAGDLLVVVREADGSQQSFTVPFSAVPGMLKEGVSQYSVVAGKVHQNTLDAEPAFMQATLRYGFNNLITGYTGTIISDNYQAGLVGTGWNLPFGAVSFDVTHAKTTLQDRTSSGQSYRVSYSKFIDTTATNFTLAAYRYSTKGYYSFSDALYSREGYQRLRAQYDDYEDRFGVAPDMSLSTWDALRAAQPKNTFTLNLNQRLLNNWGTVFVSGTQRDYWNSQQTTREYQMGYSNAIGRASYTLSASRVRNKDSEEETRLYLSLSLPFSLFDNNAWITSSLTASDSHYEQSNISMSGNALASNRLSYTLSGSNARGGKNAASVNAAYRSNFATLGGSYSESSDYRQTGLSGRGSLVAYPWHVLASNETGTTMTIVDAPKAEGLMVNGDESIMTNRDGVALVPYATPYRKNAITLTQTENSAGAEVIGNMANVAPYDGAVSYIRFETDKRQSWVLHATRADGKPLPFGTEVLDEHGGSVGYVGQASVLYIRAEQPPRALNVHFRGGKCEISAPAWGLNSPSSVCH from the coding sequence ATGAAAATGAAACAAAACAGACTCTGTCTGCTGGCAGTCTGCACGCTTCTGCTTTCGCATAAATCAGGGGCCGTCTCGTTTGATCCCTCCCTGCTTGCTGGCGCATCCGGTGAGTCCGATCTGTCTCGCTTTTCCGAAAACAACGTCATGCCTGCCGGCAGTCAGGAGATGGATATCTACGTAAACGGCAGCTGGAAGGGACGTTATACCGTCATCTACGGCGAGCAGCGTGACGACATCCGCCTTGCCTGGAAAGATGCTCAGTCGCTTGGCATTAATACCGCGTCCGTTCCTGCCCCCGCCATTGCGCATGGGCAGGTCCAGCTGCGCGATCTGGTGCAGGGCGGTGAAGTCAAAACCGATACCAGTACCCTGAGTCTGGCGCTTACCGTTCCGCAGGCGGCCGTATTACGTACTGAAGAAGGTTATATTGCCCCCCAGTTCTGGAACGAGGGGATCCCGGCGCTGATGCTCTCCTGGAACACGACCTGGTATAACACCCATTCAAAAGGCACCGCGAAAGATACAAACGATGATTTTTATGCCGGGCTGGATTCCGGCGCCAACCTGTTCGGCTGGCAGTTTCGTGACAGCAGCGCCTGGCGCAAATCGGCCAGCGGGGAGAGCCAGTGGCAGAATAATACCCGCTATCTGCGCCGTCCCCTGGCCTCGCTGAAATCCAACCTGACGCTGGGTGACTTTTATATTCCGGGCGATCTGTTTGATTCCCTGCGCGTGCGCGGCGTGTCGCTGGCGTCGGACATGAAGATGCGCCCGAATTCACAGCAGGGTTTTTCACCGGTGATCCACGGCGTGGCGCGGACGAACGCCCTGGTAAAGGTTATCCAGAATGGCAACGTGATCTACCAGGAGAACGTGCCGCCGGGCCAGTTTACGCTCGACAGCATTCAGCCCACCGGCTCCGCGGGCGATCTGCTGGTGGTGGTGCGTGAGGCGGACGGTTCACAGCAGTCCTTCACGGTGCCGTTTTCCGCCGTGCCCGGCATGTTAAAAGAGGGGGTAAGCCAGTACAGCGTGGTGGCGGGTAAAGTACACCAGAACACGCTCGACGCCGAACCGGCATTCATGCAGGCCACGCTGCGCTACGGATTTAATAACCTCATCACCGGCTATACCGGGACGATTATTAGCGATAACTACCAGGCCGGGCTTGTCGGTACCGGGTGGAACCTTCCCTTTGGCGCGGTCTCGTTTGATGTCACCCACGCCAAAACCACCCTACAGGATCGCACCAGCAGCGGTCAGAGTTATCGCGTGTCGTACAGCAAATTTATCGATACCACCGCCACCAACTTCACGCTGGCGGCCTATCGCTATTCGACTAAAGGCTATTACAGCTTCAGCGACGCGCTCTATTCACGCGAAGGGTATCAGCGCCTGAGAGCGCAGTACGACGACTATGAAGATCGGTTTGGCGTGGCGCCCGATATGTCGCTAAGCACCTGGGATGCTCTGCGCGCGGCGCAGCCCAAAAATACCTTTACGCTTAACCTTAACCAGCGCCTGCTCAATAACTGGGGCACGGTGTTTGTCTCCGGCACACAGCGCGATTACTGGAACTCACAGCAAACCACGCGCGAATATCAGATGGGTTATTCCAACGCCATTGGCCGCGCCAGCTATACCCTGTCGGCCAGTCGGGTACGAAATAAGGACAGTGAAGAAGAGACGCGCCTTTATCTCTCCCTTAGCCTGCCGTTCTCCCTGTTTGATAATAATGCGTGGATCACCTCCAGCCTGACGGCCAGCGATTCGCATTATGAGCAGAGCAATATCAGCATGAGCGGGAATGCGCTGGCGTCGAACCGCCTGAGCTATACCCTCTCCGGCAGTAATGCGCGGGGGGGTAAAAATGCGGCTAGCGTTAACGCGGCGTACCGTTCGAACTTTGCCACACTCGGTGGCTCTTACAGCGAATCTTCCGACTACCGCCAGACCGGGCTAAGCGGACGGGGAAGCCTGGTGGCCTACCCGTGGCACGTTCTCGCCTCAAACGAAACCGGCACAACCATGACCATCGTCGATGCGCCTAAGGCAGAGGGACTGATGGTGAACGGCGATGAAAGCATTATGACGAACCGCGATGGCGTGGCGCTGGTGCCTTACGCCACCCCGTATCGCAAAAACGCGATTACGTTAACTCAAACGGAAAACAGCGCTGGCGCGGAGGTGATCGGCAACATGGCTAACGTGGCTCCTTACGACGGGGCGGTGAGCTATATCCGCTTTGAAACCGACAAACGCCAGTCGTGGGTGCTTCATGCAACCCGTGCCGACGGCAAACCGCTGCCCTTTGGCACCGAAGTGCTTGATGAACACGGTGGATCTGTCGGGTATGTCGGCCAGGCCAGCGTACTGTATATCCGCGCTGAACAGCCGCCGCGCGCGCTTAACGTGCATTTCCGCGGCGGGAAGTGCGAAATCTCCGCCCCGGCCTGGGGGCTGAACAGCCCCTCATCGGTTTGCCATTAA
- a CDS encoding fimbrial biogenesis chaperone: MRKAILLAGLLLSTGHSWANIVINGTRVLYPENNKEVIVQLMNTGDAPALVQSWIDDGDINSTPETANVPFLLSPPVIKVDEHNGQQLRIKKLPSSLPADRESVFFLNVLDIPPKPENLQNQNTVQLAIKSRIKLFYRPAALKGTLDDAVAKLTLAADGDRFRITNNSPFHITVANISLGKTKLLQESPMVSPFGQLTVATKNTVKHGQTFQLMYVDDLGAYKTRTFTSQ; this comes from the coding sequence ATGCGCAAGGCAATTTTGCTGGCAGGCTTACTGTTAAGCACAGGTCACTCATGGGCCAATATTGTCATTAATGGCACCCGTGTCCTTTATCCTGAAAATAATAAAGAGGTGATCGTCCAGTTAATGAATACGGGTGATGCGCCCGCTCTGGTGCAATCCTGGATAGATGACGGTGATATTAACTCCACGCCGGAAACAGCCAATGTGCCGTTTCTGCTGTCACCGCCGGTGATAAAGGTCGATGAACATAATGGCCAACAGCTTCGTATTAAAAAGCTGCCGTCCAGTTTGCCTGCGGATCGGGAATCCGTCTTTTTCCTGAATGTCCTCGACATTCCGCCAAAGCCTGAAAATCTGCAAAACCAAAATACCGTTCAGCTGGCGATTAAATCCCGTATCAAACTTTTTTATCGGCCCGCAGCGCTGAAAGGCACCCTGGATGACGCGGTGGCGAAACTGACGCTCGCCGCCGACGGCGATCGCTTTCGCATTACAAATAACAGTCCGTTCCATATTACGGTCGCCAATATTTCGCTGGGTAAAACGAAATTACTTCAGGAGTCCCCGATGGTTTCCCCGTTTGGGCAGCTGACGGTCGCCACAAAAAATACGGTTAAGCACGGGCAGACCTTCCAGCTGATGTATGTGGACGATCTTGGCGCGTATAAAACCCGGACTTTCACCAGTCAGTGA
- a CDS encoding fimbrial protein, with product MLRSFIFLLLTSISGMSYATCSGSSIVYGTPITIDLSDKLSPATPTWTGSFTTQYSGSFNCTTGNSEFSYTPILSTDSKYATILGFSNNKYMVRAEITNPPANKTLSASGSHTASELNTPFTVRFTLVNQSGTTLTGDTANMSDVLFVSDMSGLSILEIILWPINQVIKIAQWLFSGFKWPYDNRDMFGQPMIIKYAPKLTTCSFDNAGLTVALPTLGIPQLSASSQPGLTPFSLNMSCQNVGVNGNSDRAIEMFLSSTQLLSTDSSVLIDSSSSAAQGVGLRLIKRDAPQTPVTFSTSTTNRGNATMIFSVAAGAALDEHFTLPMAAYYYVWAPDQVSQGKINTSATLNIIYP from the coding sequence ATGTTACGATCATTCATTTTCCTGCTCCTCACCAGCATTAGCGGGATGAGCTATGCCACCTGCTCCGGCAGCAGCATCGTTTATGGCACACCGATTACCATTGATTTATCGGATAAGCTTAGCCCCGCCACGCCCACCTGGACCGGCAGCTTCACCACCCAGTACAGCGGCTCGTTCAACTGCACGACGGGTAACAGTGAATTTTCTTACACGCCGATCCTCTCGACCGACAGCAAATACGCGACCATTCTCGGGTTCAGCAATAACAAGTATATGGTGCGGGCGGAGATCACCAATCCCCCGGCCAATAAAACCCTGTCTGCCAGCGGTAGCCATACGGCGTCTGAACTGAACACACCGTTTACGGTTCGCTTCACCCTCGTTAACCAGAGCGGCACCACCCTGACGGGGGATACGGCGAACATGAGTGACGTTCTGTTCGTCAGCGACATGAGCGGATTGTCGATTTTGGAAATCATCCTCTGGCCAATTAATCAGGTCATCAAAATCGCCCAGTGGTTATTCAGCGGGTTCAAGTGGCCTTACGACAACCGCGATATGTTTGGACAGCCGATGATCATCAAATACGCGCCAAAACTGACCACCTGTTCCTTTGATAACGCGGGGCTGACCGTGGCGCTGCCGACGCTCGGCATTCCCCAGCTCAGTGCATCCTCACAGCCGGGGCTGACGCCTTTTTCACTGAACATGAGCTGTCAGAACGTCGGGGTTAACGGCAATTCCGATCGGGCAATTGAGATGTTCCTGTCCAGTACGCAACTGCTCTCAACCGACAGCTCGGTGCTGATCGACAGCAGCAGTAGCGCGGCGCAGGGCGTGGGGCTACGGCTGATAAAACGTGACGCCCCGCAAACGCCAGTGACCTTCTCAACCTCGACCACCAACCGTGGCAACGCCACGATGATTTTCAGCGTGGCGGCTGGCGCGGCGCTGGACGAACATTTCACCCTTCCGATGGCGGCGTACTATTACGTGTGGGCACCCGACCAGGTTAGCCAGGGTAAGATCAATACATCGGCTACGCTGAATATTATCTACCCCTGA